The Streptomyces sp. P9-A4 genome contains a region encoding:
- a CDS encoding ATP-binding SpoIIE family protein phosphatase translates to MNFTRWSARLPGTQRRAARATEGSVPAARGEYARQLGRLISDAADAAGTGGTAELGEAADPDGAVGVPALEDFSVRELLGRLPGLVALVYGPEHRIAYVNDAYAAAFGPRPAGAVVADTCPEAEELGLLPLMDQVLRSGKPRTVKSRRTQEGGSYTVTCLPVESPHLDGGGVLVHAADVTDHAEAAERLRTSERRHRETAVTLQRSLLPQELEQPDDLRIAATYQPGGTDAAVGGDWYDVITLGAGRTALVIGDVMGRGVRAAAVMGQLRTAVRAYARLDLPPHEVLQLLDGLAAEIDASQIATCVYAIHDPSEGKLVYASAGHLPFLVRDEDGSVRRAEDPTGPPLGTGGWLHASGSIALPPGSTAVLYTDGLVERRHEDIDEGVAALARALSGASGTPQVVCDRLLRSLGVTAEHDDDVAVLVVQHPSREGADAELFHNAALELLGGVEAAPRARAFASGVLSSWRFPVELRDLGVLATSELVANSLQHGTPPMRLRLRRTDRRLIIEVTDGDDHLPRRRRAETEDEAGRGISIIATIASSWGSRRTPGGGKAVWCEFALPAQPAQA, encoded by the coding sequence GTGAACTTCACCCGTTGGAGCGCCCGGCTCCCCGGCACACAGCGCCGCGCGGCGCGGGCGACCGAAGGCTCAGTGCCCGCCGCCCGCGGTGAGTACGCGCGGCAGCTGGGGCGACTCATCAGCGACGCCGCCGACGCGGCCGGGACCGGCGGGACCGCCGAGTTGGGCGAGGCCGCCGACCCCGACGGGGCCGTCGGCGTCCCCGCCCTGGAGGACTTCTCCGTACGGGAGCTGCTCGGCCGCCTCCCCGGCCTGGTCGCCCTGGTGTACGGCCCGGAGCACCGCATCGCGTACGTGAACGACGCCTACGCCGCGGCCTTCGGCCCGCGCCCCGCGGGCGCCGTCGTCGCCGACACCTGCCCGGAGGCGGAGGAGCTCGGCCTGCTGCCCCTCATGGACCAGGTGCTGCGCAGCGGCAAGCCCCGCACGGTGAAGTCCCGCCGCACCCAGGAAGGCGGCTCGTACACGGTCACGTGCCTGCCCGTGGAGAGCCCCCACCTCGACGGCGGAGGGGTCCTCGTCCACGCCGCCGACGTCACCGACCACGCCGAGGCCGCCGAGCGGCTGCGGACCAGCGAGCGCCGCCACCGCGAGACCGCGGTCACCCTCCAGCGCTCCCTGCTCCCGCAGGAACTCGAACAGCCCGACGACCTGCGGATCGCCGCCACCTACCAGCCCGGCGGCACCGACGCGGCCGTCGGCGGCGACTGGTACGACGTGATCACCCTCGGCGCGGGACGCACCGCGCTCGTCATCGGGGACGTGATGGGCCGAGGGGTGCGCGCCGCCGCCGTCATGGGCCAGCTCCGCACCGCCGTCCGGGCCTACGCGCGCCTGGACCTGCCCCCGCACGAGGTGCTCCAGCTCCTCGACGGCCTGGCCGCCGAGATCGACGCCAGCCAGATCGCCACCTGTGTGTACGCGATCCACGACCCCAGCGAGGGAAAGCTGGTCTACGCCTCCGCCGGCCACCTCCCGTTCCTCGTCAGGGACGAGGACGGCAGCGTCCGCCGCGCCGAGGACCCGACCGGCCCGCCGCTCGGTACCGGCGGCTGGCTGCACGCCTCGGGCTCGATCGCCCTGCCGCCCGGCTCGACCGCCGTCCTCTACACCGACGGCCTGGTGGAGCGGCGCCACGAGGACATCGACGAGGGCGTCGCCGCGCTCGCCCGCGCCCTCTCGGGCGCCAGCGGCACCCCGCAGGTGGTCTGCGACCGGCTGCTGCGCTCGCTGGGGGTCACCGCCGAGCACGACGACGACGTGGCCGTCCTGGTGGTCCAGCACCCCTCCCGAGAGGGAGCGGACGCGGAGCTCTTCCACAACGCCGCCCTGGAACTCCTCGGCGGGGTCGAGGCCGCGCCACGCGCGCGTGCCTTCGCCTCCGGGGTCCTGTCGTCCTGGCGCTTCCCCGTGGAACTGCGTGACCTGGGCGTCCTCGCCACCAGCGAGCTGGTGGCGAACTCACTCCAGCACGGCACCCCGCCGATGCGGCTGCGGCTGCGCCGCACCGACCGCCGCCTGATCATCGAGGTGACGGACGGCGACGACCACCTGCCGCGCCGCCGCAGGGCGGAAACGGAGGACGAGGCGGGTCGCGGGATCTCGATCATCGCGACGATCGCCTCGTCCTGGGGGAGCCGCCGCACACCGGGCGGCGGCAAAGCGGTCTGGTGCGAGTTCGCCCTGCCGGCCCAGCCGGCCCAGGCCTAG
- a CDS encoding MFS transporter, producing the protein MRRIQAGSALSAFGLGFTVPYLYVYVAQVRDLGAATAGIVLAVFAMAALVVLPFSGRTIDRRGPVPVLLVASVVAAVGAVAMGFASSVPAAVGAAALLGAGTAVLQPALATMIVWCSTPVGRTRAFAMQFFLQNLGLGVGGLIGGLLVDTSRPGSFILLFSIEAAMFLVLAAIVGTVRMPGSPALQGARPAEGGKGGGVRALLQHKAMVQLCVLGFVLFFACYGQFESGLAAYGTEAAGIQPSTLGIALAANTAVIVAAQFLVLKFVERRKRSRVIAAVGLIWTVAWLIAGYAGLGHGSQAMATAAFVSTYALFGLGEAMLSPTVAPLVADLAPESMVGQYNSAFALVKQLALAVGPAVGGPMGAALHGPYIVTFVLFSLGITFLAVRLGKQLTPEQNQPSLALKPSKVVARHEPVRESETASA; encoded by the coding sequence ATGCGCCGTATTCAGGCAGGCAGCGCGCTGAGCGCGTTCGGACTCGGCTTCACCGTGCCGTACCTCTATGTGTACGTGGCGCAGGTGCGGGATCTGGGCGCCGCGACGGCGGGCATCGTCCTGGCCGTCTTCGCCATGGCCGCCCTGGTGGTGCTGCCCTTCAGCGGGCGGACCATCGACCGGCGCGGGCCCGTTCCGGTGCTGCTGGTGGCCTCGGTGGTCGCCGCCGTCGGCGCGGTGGCGATGGGCTTCGCGTCCAGCGTGCCCGCGGCCGTGGGTGCGGCGGCGCTGCTCGGTGCCGGTACGGCCGTGCTCCAGCCGGCCCTCGCCACGATGATCGTCTGGTGCTCGACGCCCGTCGGCCGCACCCGGGCGTTCGCCATGCAGTTCTTCCTGCAGAACCTGGGGCTCGGTGTCGGTGGTCTGATCGGCGGTCTGCTGGTCGACACGAGCCGGCCGGGCAGCTTCATCCTGCTGTTCTCGATCGAGGCGGCGATGTTCCTGGTCCTGGCGGCGATCGTCGGGACCGTGCGGATGCCGGGGTCCCCCGCGCTCCAGGGCGCCCGTCCCGCCGAGGGCGGCAAGGGCGGCGGCGTCCGCGCGCTGCTCCAGCACAAGGCGATGGTGCAGCTCTGCGTCCTCGGCTTCGTCCTCTTCTTCGCCTGTTACGGACAGTTCGAGTCGGGTCTCGCCGCTTACGGCACCGAGGCCGCCGGCATCCAGCCGTCGACGCTCGGGATCGCGCTCGCCGCCAACACCGCGGTGATCGTCGCCGCCCAGTTCCTGGTGCTGAAGTTCGTCGAGCGCAGGAAGCGGAGCCGGGTGATCGCGGCCGTGGGTCTGATCTGGACCGTGGCCTGGCTGATCGCCGGGTACGCGGGTCTCGGGCACGGCAGCCAGGCCATGGCGACGGCGGCCTTCGTCTCCACGTACGCCCTCTTCGGGCTCGGTGAGGCGATGCTGTCGCCGACCGTCGCGCCGCTGGTGGCCGATCTGGCGCCGGAGTCGATGGTCGGGCAGTACAACTCGGCGTTCGCGCTGGTCAAGCAGCTGGCGCTGGCCGTCGGTCCGGCGGTGGGCGGGCCCATGGGGGCCGCGCTGCACGGTCCGTACATCGTGACCTTCGTGCTCTTCTCGCTCGGCATCACGTTCCTCGCCGTGCGGCTGGGCAAGCAGCTGACCCCGGAGCAGAACCAGCCCTCGCTGGCCCTCAAGCCGTCGAAGGTGGTCGCCCGGCACGAGCCGGTCCGCGAGAGCGAGACCGCCTCCGCCTAG
- a CDS encoding MarR family winged helix-turn-helix transcriptional regulator, with product MSDNPERSGPQALQEPSLDEQIAAYQREFRDLDPQVEKVVSALGRLNRRMNVAYGRQLVDLGISNAEWEVLKTLVLAGEPYRLGPGELAKRLGLTPAAMTHRIDRMAGEGLVTRDRDENNRVRVIVELTDEGRSKWLEAMRMATDFEEDLLQDLTGEEKAVLGEVLIRLLRRVELTQPDAGGRLTDLD from the coding sequence ATGTCCGACAACCCCGAGCGGTCCGGCCCGCAGGCCCTCCAGGAGCCGAGCCTCGACGAGCAGATCGCCGCCTATCAGCGCGAGTTCCGCGACCTCGACCCCCAGGTCGAGAAGGTCGTCTCCGCCCTCGGGCGGCTGAACCGGCGGATGAACGTGGCGTACGGACGCCAGCTCGTCGACCTCGGCATCAGCAACGCGGAGTGGGAAGTCCTCAAGACCCTGGTCCTGGCCGGCGAGCCCTATCGGCTCGGCCCCGGCGAGCTGGCCAAGCGGCTGGGCCTCACCCCGGCCGCGATGACCCACCGCATCGACCGGATGGCGGGCGAAGGCCTGGTCACCCGCGACCGCGACGAGAACAACCGCGTCCGCGTGATCGTCGAGCTGACCGACGAGGGCCGCTCGAAGTGGCTGGAGGCCATGCGCATGGCCACGGACTTCGAGGAGGACCTGCTCCAGGACCTCACGGGCGAGGAGAAGGCAGTCCTCGGCGAAGTCCTCATCCGTCTCCTCCGCCGCGTGGAGCTGACGCAGCCGGACGCCGGCGGCCGGCTGACCGACCTGGACTGA
- a CDS encoding NAD(P)/FAD-dependent oxidoreductase: protein MTEPARILVVGGGYVGMYTALRLQRQLRAELRAAAVEIVVVTPEPYMTYQPFLPEAAAGSISPRHVVVPLRRVLDRCRIVIGEVLSVDHAKRTATLTTLASAEEGTGTIDLTYDELVLAPGSVSRTLPVPGLLDHGIGFKTVEEAIGLRNHVIEQMDIASSTRDPALRDAALTFVFVGGGYAGVEALAELEDMARYTARYHHNVKPEDLRWILVEASDRILPEVGEEMGRYAVRELRGRNIDVRLETRLESCEDRVAVLSDGTRLPTRTVVWTAGVRPAPVLAATDLPLNERGRLRCTARLSVEGVEHAWAAGDAAAVPDLTSDVAGRECAPNAQHAVRQAKALAENVAASLRGRPAKEYAHAYAGSVASLGLHKGVAHVYGRKLKGYPAWLIHRAYHLSRVPTFNRKARVLAEWTLSGLFKREIVSLGSLEHPRAEFELAAAPPPGPGDKPSS from the coding sequence GTGACCGAACCTGCGCGCATTCTCGTGGTCGGCGGTGGCTACGTCGGCATGTACACCGCGCTGCGCCTCCAGCGGCAGCTCAGGGCCGAGCTCAGAGCCGCCGCCGTCGAGATCGTGGTGGTCACCCCCGAGCCGTACATGACGTACCAGCCGTTCCTGCCCGAGGCCGCGGCCGGCTCGATCTCCCCGCGCCATGTCGTGGTGCCGCTCCGCCGGGTCCTGGACCGCTGCCGGATCGTCATCGGCGAGGTCCTGTCCGTCGACCACGCCAAGCGCACCGCGACCCTCACCACCCTCGCGAGCGCCGAGGAGGGCACCGGCACCATCGACCTCACGTACGACGAGCTGGTCCTCGCGCCCGGCTCGGTCTCCCGCACCCTCCCGGTCCCCGGCCTCCTCGACCACGGCATCGGGTTCAAGACCGTCGAGGAGGCCATCGGGCTGCGCAACCACGTCATCGAACAGATGGACATCGCCTCCTCGACCCGGGACCCCGCGCTCCGCGACGCCGCCCTCACCTTCGTCTTCGTCGGCGGGGGGTACGCGGGCGTGGAGGCGCTCGCCGAGTTGGAGGACATGGCCCGGTACACGGCGCGGTACCACCACAACGTCAAGCCCGAGGACCTGCGATGGATCCTCGTCGAGGCCTCGGACCGCATCCTGCCCGAGGTGGGCGAGGAGATGGGCCGGTACGCCGTGCGCGAGCTGCGGGGCCGCAACATCGACGTACGCCTGGAGACCCGCCTCGAATCCTGCGAGGACCGGGTCGCCGTCCTCAGCGACGGCACCCGCCTGCCCACCCGAACCGTCGTGTGGACCGCCGGGGTCAGGCCCGCCCCCGTCCTCGCCGCGACCGACCTCCCGCTGAACGAGCGCGGCCGGCTCCGCTGCACCGCCCGGCTCTCCGTCGAGGGCGTCGAGCACGCCTGGGCGGCCGGCGACGCCGCCGCCGTCCCCGACCTCACCTCGGACGTGGCCGGCAGGGAGTGCGCCCCCAACGCCCAGCACGCCGTCCGCCAGGCCAAGGCCCTCGCCGAGAACGTCGCCGCCTCGCTGAGAGGCCGCCCGGCCAAGGAGTACGCGCACGCGTACGCCGGCTCCGTCGCCTCCCTCGGCCTGCACAAGGGCGTCGCCCACGTCTACGGACGGAAACTCAAGGGATATCCGGCCTGGCTCATACACCGCGCCTATCACCTCAGCCGGGTGCCCACCTTCAACCGCAAGGCCCGGGTGCTCGCCGAATGGACCCTGTCCGGCCTGTTCAAACGGGAGATCGTCTCCCTCGGCTCGCTGGAACACCCCCGCGCCGAATTCGAACTCGCCGCTGCACCACCACCGGGCCCCGGCGACAAGCCGTCGTCCTGA